From the Gramella sp. Hel_I_59 genome, one window contains:
- a CDS encoding Na(+)-translocating NADH-quinone reductase subunit C, whose product MEEKSVNKTNSNGYTFMFSVIMVVVVAAVLAFAAISLQPTQMENVRKEKMQNILSTVGITTDRDGAKELYDKYIVEEVAITEDGTVDESIDAFQVDLAKEIKKDVGEQVFPLYVAEVEGSRYYIVPLRGNGLWNAIFGYISLKDDINTVKGATFDHLGETPGLGAEITKQWFKEKFSDEKIFDSNGNLVGVSVVKGNIDVSDKDDNQVDAISGATITGDGVSDMISERLKRYLPYFEQQKGFKVATR is encoded by the coding sequence ATGGAAGAAAAATCAGTAAATAAAACGAATAGCAACGGCTATACTTTCATGTTCTCTGTGATCATGGTAGTTGTAGTTGCCGCTGTACTTGCCTTTGCCGCTATCTCTCTCCAGCCAACACAAATGGAGAATGTGCGTAAAGAGAAAATGCAGAATATCCTTTCTACCGTTGGAATTACTACCGACAGAGATGGAGCAAAAGAGCTTTATGATAAGTATATTGTAGAAGAGGTAGCAATCACTGAAGATGGTACTGTAGATGAGTCTATAGACGCATTTCAAGTTGATCTTGCTAAAGAGATCAAAAAAGATGTTGGAGAACAGGTTTTTCCACTATATGTAGCCGAAGTTGAAGGTTCCAGATATTATATCGTTCCTCTTAGAGGAAACGGACTTTGGAATGCGATCTTTGGATACATTTCATTAAAAGATGATATCAACACCGTGAAAGGTGCAACATTCGACCACCTTGGAGAAACTCCGGGACTTGGTGCAGAAATTACAAAGCAGTGGTTTAAAGAGAAATTTTCTGATGAAAAGATCTTTGATTCTAATGGTAATCTTGTAGGAGTTTCTGTAGTCAAAGGAAATATTGATGTTTCAGATAAGGACGATAATCAGGTAGATGCAATTTCAGGAGCAACGATCACAGGTGATGGTGTTTCTGATATGATCTCAGAAAGATTAAAGCGTTATTTACCTTATTTCGAGCAGCAAAAAGGATTTAAAGTAGCAACTAGATAG
- a CDS encoding NADH:ubiquinone reductase (Na(+)-transporting) subunit D — MAEEKKFNSAKEEEKKREMILFLSNSEEREHFLSKGNRKLLSDPLDDNNPITVQVLGICSALAITVQLEPAVVMAIAVMVVMAFSNMIVSMLRNLIPSRIRIIVQLVVVASLVILVSEILKAYAFDVSKQLSVFVGLIITNCIVMGRLEAFALGNGIYKSFLDGIGNAAGYGLILVVVAFFRELLGSGKLFGFEVLGHKGATMAESTGLYALGYENNGLMLLSPMALIVVGLIIWVQRARNRKLIEQN; from the coding sequence ATGGCTGAAGAGAAAAAATTCAACTCTGCTAAAGAGGAAGAAAAGAAACGGGAAATGATCCTTTTCCTTTCAAATTCTGAAGAAAGGGAGCATTTTCTTTCCAAAGGAAATAGAAAATTACTTTCCGATCCATTAGATGACAATAACCCTATTACCGTTCAGGTATTGGGAATTTGTTCTGCACTGGCAATTACCGTGCAGCTGGAACCGGCCGTAGTAATGGCAATCGCTGTAATGGTGGTAATGGCCTTTAGTAACATGATCGTTTCTATGTTGAGAAACCTTATTCCAAGTAGAATCAGGATTATTGTTCAACTGGTTGTTGTTGCTTCCCTGGTAATTCTGGTAAGTGAGATCTTAAAAGCTTATGCTTTTGATGTTAGTAAGCAATTATCGGTTTTCGTTGGTCTTATTATTACGAACTGTATCGTAATGGGACGTTTAGAAGCCTTTGCACTTGGTAATGGGATTTACAAGTCCTTTCTTGATGGTATTGGTAATGCTGCAGGTTATGGTCTAATTCTGGTTGTAGTAGCTTTCTTTAGAGAATTACTTGGATCTGGAAAACTTTTTGGATTCGAAGTATTAGGACATAAAGGTGCAACGATGGCTGAGTCTACTGGACTGTATGCTTTAGGATATGAAAATAACGGTTTGATGTTACTCTCTCCAATGGCCCTTATAGTGGTTGGATTGATCATCTGGGTACAACGTGCCAGAAATCGTAAACTAATCGAACAAAACTAA